The sequence AATAAAAAAGAGCCAATAGGATAGCCCCTAAGAATGGAGTCAAAAAGTTGCTCTATCTTTTTTTCATCGGCTTTTTTGAGCCACACATATTCACGCTGAATGTCAGGCAAAAAATAACGAACATTCAATTCATCCACCACATCTTTAATGCTACTATCCAAAAACACACCCATGAAAATCTCCTTATTTTTATTCAAGCTGTATTATAATCAAATATTAAAGAAACTAGATTAAGCCAACTTAATTTAAGATTTTTTCCACGCGCTTTTGGATCACTTCTAAAATCAAGCAAAAAAGCCAGTAAATCAAAGCGGCTTCCAAATAAATAGGTAAAAAATCATAGCTGGCGTTCGCTTTTTGCTGTGCGATTCTAAAAACCTCTGCGATCGTTACCACCGAAGCTAAAGAAGTTTCTTTAAAAAGGCTGATGAAAGTGTTACTCAGGCTTGGCGTGGCGACTTTGAGCGCTTGAAAAAAGATGACATGCCAAAAGGTTTGCAAGTAATTCAAGCCCAAACTCAAGCTTGAATCCCATTGATCTTTAGGGACAGAAAGAAAGCTCGCCCTCAAAGTCTCTGAAGCGTATGCCCCCACATTAAAAGAAAACGCAATAATGCCTGCTGGGATTGGATCAATATAGACCCCAAGGGCTGGCAAACCATAAAACACCACCACGATTTGGACCAATAAAGGCGTGCCTCTAATGAGCGAAACATAGAAATTCACGCCCGCTAATAAAGCCTTATGAATGAAATGTTTGGGGGGCGCGATTTTAATGAGAGCCACAAAAACCGCAATGAATAAGCCCAAAATGAAAGAAATGATCGCTAAAGGCAAAGAAATGCAAAAAGCGGCTTTTAGCATGGGGTAGAAAGCCTCTAATAATAATTCCAAACGCTCCTTGCTCAAATCTAAAGATTCAAAAAACAAAGACAGATTATGGCTGGCTGACATCTTTTCCAAAAAATTGTTCGCCTAAGCGTTTTAAAACCCCTTTATCTATCAATCTTTGCATCGCCTGGTTGATAAGCTCTAAGGCTTTTTCTTGGTGCTTGTTGATGACGAAGGAAGCGCCCCCATCTTTTTCTTTGGACTCCCATGCGATTTTAAAGGGGTTGTTTTTGTGGGTGCTTAGGTAGTTTAAGATCGCTAAAGAACTATTTAAGGTCAAATCGGCCCGTTTTTGCGCCACCAACAACAAAGCTTGCGCCATAGAATCCACCGAAACGATTTGAGCGTCGTATTTGAAAGCGATTTCCCCATAAGTGGAGCTTAAAGTGTTAGCCGCCCTCAAACCCTTAATATCTTTAATGTCTTTAAT is a genomic window of Helicobacter pylori oki112 containing:
- a CDS encoding amino acid ABC transporter permease: MSASHNLSLFFESLDLSKERLELLLEAFYPMLKAAFCISLPLAIISFILGLFIAVFVALIKIAPPKHFIHKALLAGVNFYVSLIRGTPLLVQIVVVFYGLPALGVYIDPIPAGIIAFSFNVGAYASETLRASFLSVPKDQWDSSLSLGLNYLQTFWHVIFFQALKVATPSLSNTFISLFKETSLASVVTIAEVFRIAQQKANASYDFLPIYLEAALIYWLFCLILEVIQKRVEKILN